The Actinocorallia herbida DNA window GCCCGATCCCGACTCGCCGACCAGGCCGAGCACCTCGCCCTCGCGCAGGGCGAAGGACACGTCCTGGACGGCGGGGGTCCCGCCGAAGGTCTTGGTCAGGCCCGTCACCTCGAGCAGGCCGCTCACGACGTCACCAGGTGACATGCCACCTGTCCCTTCAGCTCCGGCACCCGCTCTGCGCAGACGGCCTCGGCGCGGTGGCACCGGGGGTGGAAGGCGCAGCCTGACGGCAGCGCCTTGGGTGTGGCGGGGACGCCGCCGATCACGTCGAGCCGCCGGCCCGGGTCCCGGTCGACGCGCGGCACGGAGGCGAGCAGCGCCCGCCCGTAGGGGTGGCGGGGCCCCGCGTAGAAGGCGTCGACGTCGCCGACCTCGACGAGCCGTCCCGCGTACATGACCGCGACGCGGTCGGCGAAGCCCGCGACGATGCCGAGGTCGTGGGTGATGAGCAGGACGGCCAGGCGCAGGTCGCGGGAGAACTCCTCGATGAGGGAGAGGACCTGCTCCTGCACGCGGACGTCGAGCGCGGTCGTCGGCTCGTCGGCGATGAGGACGCTCGGCTGGGCGATGAGGGCGGCGGCGAGGACGACGCGCTGGCGCATCCCGCCGGAGAACTCGTGCGGGTAGGCGTCGGCGCGTTCCGCGGCGCGCGGCACGCCGAGCCGGTCGAGCATCTCGATCGCCTCACGGCGGGCCGCCCGCTTGGGCACCCCCCTGATCCGCAGCGGCTCGGCGACCTGGACGCCGACGGGCAGCACCGGGTTGAGCGCGGTCAGCGGATCCTGCATGACCATGGAGATGCCGCCTCCGCGAACGCCCTGCATCTGCCGTTCGGTGAGGCCGAGGAGCTCCCGTCCGGCGAGGCGGACGCTGCCGCCGAGCCGCAGCCCGTCGTCCAAGCGCATGACGGCGCGGGCGGCGACGGACTTGCCCGAACCGGACTCGCCCACGAGCGCGACCCGTTCGCCGGCGCGGAGCGCGAGGTCGAGGCGGTGGACGAGGCGGGTCCCGTCCGGCAGGCTCACGGTGAGGCCCGCGACGTCGAGCAGGGGGGTCATCGGCGCTCCCGCAGGGTCGGGTCGAGGTGGACGCGCAGCGCGTCGCCGGCGAGGCCGAACGCGACGGCGGCGAGGGTGATGGCCATGCCCGGGGCGGCGGCGACCCACCAGGCGGTGGTGACGACGGCCCGGCCGTCGGCGATCATCGCGCCCCAGTCGGGGCTGGTCGGGGGCGGTCCGACGCCGAGGAAGGCGAGGCCGGACATGAGCATGATCACGGTGGCGACGCCGAGGGCGGCCTGCACGTACAGGTCGTCCAGGGAGTTGGGCAGGATGTGCCTGGCCATCAGCCGGGTCCGTGACACGCCGAGGACGCGGGCGCTGTCGACGTGGGTGGCGGTCATGGTCTGGCGCATGACGCCGCGGACGAGGCGAGCGTAGGCGGGCCACATCGCCGAGGCCATCGCGATGACGGTCGAGCGCAGCCCGGAGCCGAGGGCGGCGGCGATGCCGAGGGCGAGGACCATGCTCGGCAGCGACAGGAACACGTCGCAGACCCGCATGATGGCCGCGTCCAGCCAGCGGGGGGCCAGCGCGGCGGCCGCGGCGACGGCCGTCCCGGTGACCGCGGCGAGCGCGACCACCGACAGCGACGACAGGAGGGTGAGGCGGGTCCCGGCCAGCAGCCGGGACAGGACGTCCCTGCCGGAGGAGTCGGTGCCGAGCCAGTGCGCGCCGCCGGGCGGCTGGAGGGTCCGCGCCATGTCGACCTGGTAGGGGTCGTGAGGGGCGATCCAGGGCCCGATGACGGCGAGCACGGCGAAGACCAGCACCAGGGCGAAGGTCAGCTCGTCGACGAGCGGCATCCGGGCGGGCCGCCGTAGGCGGGGCGGGCGAAGTGCGGCGATGACGGTCATGCGTCGGCCCTCACTCGGGGGTCGAGCCAGAGCTGGCAGAGGTCGACCAGCAGGTTGGCGAAGACGAACACGACGCCGATGACCAGGACGGTGCCGAGGACGGCGAAAGTGTCCTGGGAGGTCACGGCGGTCGACAGGTAGGTGCCGAGGCCCGTCAGCCCGAACACCGACTCCACCAGGAGCGCGGCGCCGAGCATCCACCCGAACTGGAGGCCGACGATCGTCAGCGTCGGGGTGAGCGCCGAGCGCAGCGCGTGCCGGACGACGACGCGGGCGGTCGAGCCGCCCTTGGCGCGGGCGAACACGACGTAGTCGGAGGCCAGTGTGCCCATGAGGGTCGAGCGGACGCCGCGGGCGACGGTCGCCAGGAACGGCGCGGACAGGGCGATGGCCGGGAGGATCAGGTGCGCGACGGCGTTGCCGAATCCCGCGGTGTTCCCGGCCAGCAGCGCGTCGACCGTGGCGAACCCGGTGACGACGGGCGAGTCCATCCCGTAGTCGAGGCGGCCGGAGATCGGCAGCAGCCCGAGCCGCGTACCGACGAGGTACTGGAGCATGAGGCCGAGCCAGAAGACGGGGACGCCGCCGCCGAGCACGACGATGACCCGGATCGCGGTGTCGGCGGCGCGGCCCTGCCGGACCGCGGCGACGACGCCGAGCGGCACCGCGACGCACAGGTTCACCAGCATGGTGAGCAGGACGAGTTCGAGCGTGGGCGGCAGGACGTCGGCCAGGTCGGCGGTGATCGGCTGGAAGGTGACGACGGAGGTGCCGAGGTCGCCGTGCAGGAGCCGGCCGAGGTAGCCCAGGTACTGCTCCAGGATCGGCAGATCGAGGCCGAGCCGCTGCCGGGCCGCCTCGACCTGCTCGGGCGTGGCGGTGCGGCCTGCGGCGATCCGGGCGGGATCGCCGGGGATCACCTGCATGAGGAAGAAGATGACGGTGGCTATGCCCCAGACGGAGAGGGCCGTCTGGGGCAGCCGCCGGAGAAGGAAGCGGCTCATGTCGGCTCAGTCCAGGGTGAACGCGGCGGCGTCGTTGAGGATGTGGGTCGGGGTGTAGGCGATGCCGCCGACCTCGCTGCGGTGCACGAACCGGATCTGGGACGAGGCGATGTTCACCGACACCGCGTCGTCGTCGATGATCTCCTGGATGTCCTTGTCGATGGCGCAGGCCTTCTCCGGGTCGGGTTCCTTGAGCGCCTTGTCGAGTAGGGCGTCGACCTTCGGGTTCGCGTAGGAGCCGTAGTTGGAGCCGGTGCCGACGAAACCGGACTCGTAGACGCGGTAGAGCATCGCCGTCGGGTCTGGGTAGAGCGGGAAGTCGTACATCAGGCCGAGCTGCGGCGCCTCGCCCTTGGTCGAGAGCGACTTGATGAACTCGGGGTAGGTGACGGACTTGAGCTTCAGGTCGATGCCGATGTCGCGCAGGTTCGACTGCAAAAGGGTGGCGGCCGCGGCGTGCTCGGGGATGACGGGCTGGTAGCTCAGCGTCAGGGACAGGTCCTTGACGCCCGCTTCGGCGAGCAGGCTCTTGGCCTCGGCGACGTTCTGGACGGAGTCGGGCCGCTCCAGGCCGCACGCGACGGTCTTGGCCAGGGGCCCGTTGGCCAGGACGCCGGAGCCCTTGAGGATGCCGTCCAGGTGGCCCTGGTAGTCGTAGGCGAGGCGGATGGCCTTGCGGACGCGGATGTCGGCGGTGGGGCCTTCGGAGTTGTCGAAGAAGACGTACAGCTGGAGAGGGCTGGGCACCGGCGTGGTGGTGAAGCCCGGGGCGCCTTCGAAGGTGGCGATGTCGGTCTGGTTCATCCCGTAGCCGACGTCGATGGAACCGCTGCGCAGCTCGTCCCGGATCGTCGCGCTTTCGCCCATGTACCGGTAGACGAGGGTGCCGGCGTCGCCGCGGGACGGGTCGAAGTAGCCGTCGAACTTCGTGAACTCGATCTGCTGACCGGACGCGTACGACGACATCGCGTACGCGCCCGACCCGGCCTCGTGGGTGGCCAGCCAGGACTGGCCGTGGTCGGTGCCGGCGTTGGCCTCGACCAGCTTGGCGTTCAGGACGTAGACGCGGCTGAGCGCCCCGGCGAACGAGGAGTTCGGCTTCTTCAGCCTGATCGTGAGGTGCGTGGCGTCGGCGGCCTCGGCCGAGGCGTAGTCGGCGATGAGCGAGGCGGTGCCGAGGCCGAGCTCGGCGGTGCGGTCCAGGGTGTAGACGACGTCGTCGGCGGTGAGCGGGCTCCCGTCGTGGAACTTCACGTCCGAGCGCAGGGTCAGGTCGATGGAGGTGGCGTCGGCGGAGACCTTCCACTCGGTCGCCAACAGCGGGACGAGCCGGTCCTCGCGGTCGTAGCCGAGGATCGTGTCGTAGGCCGGTGCGGCGGTGAAGTCCGTCTGGACGTCGGAGGCGAGCAGCGGATCGAGGGTCTGCGGCTTGGCGGACGTCCCGACGATCAGGGTGTCCGTGCGGGCGGAGGCGGGGGCTGAGCCGCCGCCGCAGGCGGTGAGCGCGAGGGCGAGCGCCGCGACGGGCAGGACGTGCAGAGAGCGGTGCATGTGGTGCTCCCGAGGGGGGCTGGAAACGAGCTTGGTATACAAAGTTCCAAGCTCGCGGGTCGATCCCGTATCGCGCTTGTAACGAATCTGTTTCCTGACCTGGGGTTTTGGAGGGCGTCTAGCTTCAGGGGCATCGGGCTGGTTTAGTTTTGTATTACAAAGTGAGAATGGAGAGCCCTTGTCCGTCCTCGATGACCTCAGGGACCAGTCGTTGTCGGAGCGCGTCTACGCCTGGTTGCGGGAGCAGATACTCAACGGCAGGTTCGCCCCCGGGCAGCGGCTGATCGAACGCGAGCTCGCCGAGCTCATGCAGGTCTCCCGCGTCCCCCTGCGCGAGGCCCTGCCCCTGCTGGAGAACGACGGGTTCGTCAAGCTGCTGCCCCGGCGCGGCGCCGTGGTCACCCAGCCGACGCTCCGCGACATCGACGAGCTGTTCGACGTCCGCGAGAGCCTGGAGGTCCTCGCCGCGCGGCTGGCCGCCCGGCGCGCCGCCGCCGATCCCGGGGCGCCCGACGTCCTGGCCCTGGCCGACTGCATCCAGCGCGCCCGGCGCGCCCTGGCCGACGGCGACGACGCCACGGCCGCCGCCGCGAACGTCGCCTTCCACCGGCAGATCGTCAAGGCCTCCGGGCACCTCCTCCTGCACGACCTCATGCAGCCGCTCGACGGCCGGATGGAGTGGCTGTTCCGGATGACCGGAGACCGCGACCTCACCCTCCAGTGCGCCGAGCACGAACAGCTCTACGAGGCGCTCCGCACGGGCAACGTCGACCTGGCCGGCTCCCTGGCCTTCGTCCACGTCGCCTCCGGCCGGGCACCGTCCCTCCGCACCCTCCTCGGCGTCCTGCCCCCGTCCTGACCAGCGCGTGCCCGGCCGGTGGGACCGGTGGCGGCAGGTCGCCGGGCTGGGCGATCATGGGGGCGGGAAGGGAGCCGGCGTGCTGAACGGGCTGGACGCGGTCGCGTGGGAGGACCTGGAGGGGGCCTACGGGCCTGCGGGCGAGGTTCCGGGGCTGCTGCGGCGGGTCGCCGAAGGGGGTGAGGACGGGTGGGAGGCGCTCGGGGCGTTGCGGGGGACGATCCTGCACCAGGGGTCGGTGTGCTCGGCGACCGGACCGGCGGTCCCGTTCCTCGGGGCGCTGCTCGACGGCCGCGAGCCGACCTCTGGCGTGCTGTGGCTGCTGGGCGACATGGCCGACATCGTGGACCCGTCCGTCGCGTCGCTCGCGGAGGTCCGCGCGGCGGTGAGCGGGCTCGCCGACCGGATCCTGCCGCTGCTGGACCATCCCGAGGCCCTCGTGCGCGGCCTCGCCGCCTACGCGCTGGCCAAGTGCCCCGGACGGGCGGACGAGTCCGTCCCGGCGCTCCGCGCCCGTCTGCGCGGCGAGGACGATCCGACGGCCGTGGGGAACCTCCTCATCGCCGAGGCCGTCCTGTCCCGGGGCGACGACCTGATCCGGGAGGCACTGGGGGATGAGCGCCCGGCGATCCGGGGCGCCGCGGCGCTCGCGGCGGCCCTCGCGTGCCAGGAGCGGACCGTCCTCGCCTCGGGTCCGGGCCCCGCCTGGCCGGGCGACCCGGCCGCCGCCGCGGTGAAGGACTGCTTCGCCGGCGGCGATCCGTGGCTGGACCGGGGCGACGTCGACGACGTCCCGATGAACCTCGGCTACCCGTGGGGCTGGGATCCGGTCGACGACCTGGTCGAGAACATCCCCCAAGAGGCCGTACCCGACATCGTCGCGGCCCTGCTCGCCTCGTCCTCGGCACCCGTCCGGCGAGCCGCCCTGGCCGCCGCCCACGGCGCCTTCCACGCGGACGGCCCCGACCGCCTGCCTTCCCCGCACCGGGAACGTCTCGCCCGCAACGTCGCGAGCGCCCTCACCGACCCCCGCCCGGCACTGCGCCTGGCCGCCGTGCACGCCCTGATCCCGGCGGGCGCCTCCGCCGCCGGCGCCGCCGATGCCCTCGCCGCCCTCGCCCCGCAAGAGCCCGCCGCGATCACCGTCCTGGCCGCGTTGGCCGACCCGCGCTGGCACGCCCCGGCCGTCGCCCACCTGACCGCCGGCACCGCCCACCCGACCCTGGCCGCCGACCTGGCGGCACACGCCATCCCCCTCGACCCGCTGCTCCTCGCCTCCGTCCACACCCGCCTGGCGACCCTCCCCGACGACGCCCCCTTCGACCCCGACGCCCACCTCACCGCCCTACGCGAAGGCCGCCGCCCCGCCTTCCCGCACTCCCACGCGACCGAACGACGCGCCCTGAACGGGCTTCTGGCTTCCTGGGGTCTCCCGTCCCCGGAGTCCCCCGCCCGCTGAGCGTCCCGCAGGGCAGCAAGGATGTGCCGGGGTCCCACCCCAACGACGACGAGACCGGCTCAGTCGGTGCGGATGTGAGGCAGGTCACTGTTGAGGTTGACCCTTGGTCAGGGTGGAGGGTCGGCGCAGCGGCAAGGTGCCGCGCAGGACAGGGTCGAAAGGGGTTCGCCATGACGAAGGTTTCCGAGCAGGGCAAGAGCGTCGATGTTTCCGAGGTCGCCGTGGGCGGTGGGCGGGGGCGTGCGGGGTTGCGGAAGGTGATGGAGGGGATCGTCGAGGCCGGGTTCATGGGGATTTCGGTGCGGGTGTGCGATGAGCGGGGTGAGTGGGTCGGTGGGGCCGGGACGGCGGAGCTGGGCGTAGGCGTGGCGCCGTCGGCGGACGGGCATGTCCGGATCGGCAGCAACACCAAGACGTTCGTCGCGACGCTGGTGCTGCGACTGGTGGCGGAGGGCAGGGTCGGGCTGGACGTCCCGGTAAGCGAGTACCTGCCCGAGTTCGGGGTGGACGGGCGGGTCACGGTGCGGATGCTGCTGCAGCACACCAGCGGGTTGTTCAACTTCACCGGTGAGGTCAACGACGACGGGACGATCGTGCCGGGGATCCCGATCCCCTACGGCGCCGCGGGCGGGGCGTGGGTCGGTGACCGGTTCAAGGTCCACCGGCCGCAGGACCTGGTGGAGCTGGCGTTGTCGAAGCCGGCGCGGTTCGAGCCGGGGACGGGCTGGAGCTACTCCAACACCAACTACGTGCTGGCCAGGCTGCTGGTCGAGGAGGTCACCGGCCGGCCGCTGGCCGCGGAGATGCGGCGGCTGATCCTGGAGCCGCTCGGGCTGACGGGCACCATCGTGCCGGACGCTTCCCCGGAGATCCCCGAGCCGCACGCCCACGCCTACTACCGGTACGAGGACGCCGGCGAGCAGAGGACGGTCGACATCACCCGCCAGAACCCGTCCTGGATCTCCAGCGGCGGCGACATGATCTCCACCACCCGGGACCTCCACACGTTCTTCGCCGCGCTGCTGGGCGGCAGGCTGCTGCCGGCGCCGCTGCTGGCCGAGATGTGCGCCCCGCACCCGACGGGCATCCCGAACATGGACTACGGCCTGGGCGTTTTCGTGCTGACCACGGACGACGGCGGCACCCTGATCTCCCACAACGGCGCCGCGGTGGGCCACGCGGCGCTGATGTACGGCACGCCCGGCGGCGGCAGGACCCTGACCGCGGCGCTGAACTGCGTGGACGACGCCGAGCTGTCCATCGCCGCGGCGTTCCAGGACGCCCAGCGGAGACTCGTCGCCGAGGTGTTCCACGACGGGCCGGGCGAGTAGCCGCCGGGGCCCGGCACGAGGCAGGATGAGCGGATGCAGGAAGGGGTCACGATCGGGCAGGCGGCGGCGTTCGTCGGCGTCACGGTGAAGACGGTGCGGCATTACCACAGGCTCGGCCTGGTCGAGGAGCCGGACCGCGACGCCTCCGGGTACCGGCGGTACGGATCGGCCGATCTGCTGCGGCTGGTGCAGGCCAGGACGCTGGCCGCCGCCGGGGTGCCGCTCGCCGGGATCAGGCCCCTGCTCGACGCCGAGGCCGAGCCGTTCGCCGCCGCCCTCGCGGACGTCGAACGGCAGCTCACCGCCCGGATCGAGGAGCTGATCGCGCGGCGCGACACGCTGCACCGGCTCGCCGACGGCGACCGGGCGCTGCTGCCCGACCGGGCCGTCGCGCTGCTCGCGCGGATGCCCGGCCTGGGCTTCCCCGCGGCGGAGGTGGCGGCCACCAGGGAGGGCTGGGTGCTGGCCAGGGCACTGGTCCCGGAAGGCTTCGACGACTACCTCGCCCAGTTCGAGCACGCGCTCGAGGACACCCGGCTCGTCGCCTTGGCCAGACGCGTCGCCGAGGCCGCGACCTGGGAACCTGACGACCCCCGGCTCGCCGAACTCGCCACCGCGGCGGCCGACCGCTACCTCGCCGACCCCGCGCTGCTGAAGACCGTGACCGGCCTCCAGGCCCGCACCGAGGCCGCGACCCGGTACACGCTCATCGCCCGGCACGGCGAAGCACGGACACCGGCCGCGGTGCGGCTGACGGAGCTCTTCGAGAGCAGGCTCCGCGCCGCCGGTGTCCGAATTCCCAGACCGGATCCGCGTTGACCGCACGTATGTCGGCGAAGCCCTGGATCGTCCGGGTGCGCTGAGTAAACTTGCCGATTCCGAGCCCCCCTAGACCCACCGAGGACCGCCATGAACAGGCGCGCGTGCGTGCTGGCCGTGACAGGGTGTGCGCTCCTGGTGGCGCTCGTCGCGGTGCTCCTGCCCCGGTATCGAGCGGAGTCGGCGCAGGTCGAACCCGTCGCGGGCTCCGCGGCCGCCGAGTTCCTGCATCCCGGGGTGGGCGTGAACCGGCAGCGTCTGGACAAAGTGCGCAAGAACTTGAAGAAGGAACCTTTCAAGTCGGCCTATGCGAAGCTCCGCAAGGATCCGCTGACGAAGCCGGGGCGGATCCCGCATCCGTTCGAGCGGATCCTGTGCCTGCCGAACGGGGAGGTGACCGGCGACGCGGGCTGCAAGAACGAGCGGAACGATTCGCTGGCCGCCTACGGTGACGCGCTGATCTGGTACCTGAGCCGGAACAAGTCCTATCTGCGCGCCGCCGAAAGGATTCTGGACGCCTATTCGGCGAAGGTGCAGACGCATGTGGGCGACGGCGGGCCGCACGACGCCGACGCCCCGCTCCAGGCCGCCTGGACGGGGATCAATTTCACCAAGGCCGCCGAGATCATCCGGTATTCGCAGCCGAAGGGGAAGAAGTGGCAGGGCGCCTCCCGGTTCGGCGCCATGCTGCGGCGCGCCTACGTGCCCTTCGTCAAGAGCGGAACGCAGAAGGGGATGAACGGCAACTGGGATCTGGCCTCCGCGGACGCCACGATCGGCATGGCCGTCTATCTCAACGATCACGCCCTTTACAAAAAGGCGATCAAACTGCTCCACGACCGGGTGCCCGCCTACTTCTACCTGGTGGGCGACGACAACGGCAGCGGTTACCCCTGGCCGCCGGTGGACGGTTCCTGGGGCCTCAACCGGTCCTGGTACATGTGCCCCGAGATTCCCGACGGCGATCCCGACGACCAGCTGATCCTGGTCCCCGGCGCGCTCACGCCCTCCGAGTGCCCGGCTCCCGAGAAGTACCGGGGCGCCTATATGTCGGGGCAGACCCAGGAGACGTGCCGGGATCTGAAGCATCCCAGCTACGGCATCGACTCGGCCCTGGAGACCGCGGTGACGGCACGCATCCAGGGCGACCGGGCACAGTTCTCCTGGCTCAAGAAGCGACTGACCGCCGCGATGGAATTCCATGCCCGCTACACGGTGAAGCCGTCGCCACGGCAGCTCTGCGGTGGGCGCGCGTTCCAGGACCGCATGCTTCCCGGCGCGCTCGAGATCGGATACACCCAGTACCACAAGTCCGTCGCGCTCCCGAACACGCGGAAGGTCCTGCTGAAACAGCGCAAAGAGCGCCAGGCGAACGAGTTCGTCGCCTGGGAGACCCTCGTCTGGGGAACTCCCTAGTGCTTCGAAGACTCAGCCCAGTTCGTCATCGGCGAGGTGAAGGAGGACGTTGATCAGGCGCGCCCTGAGGGGAAGATCCTCGGCGAGGCAGGCCGGGGTTCTGACGTCCCAGGTGGTGGTCTGGAGTGCGAGGTCCTGGGCGCGGGGCTCGTCCTGGGCGATGAGCGCCAGGGCGAGGTCCAGGGTGGGGCTCGGCCCGTCCAGCTCGGCGCGGAACTCGGTGAACCGCCCGAGGTGCGGCACCGCCGCCGACGGGTCGAGCGTGGCCAGCAGGAGCAACCGGGCCCTGTGGGCCTGCGGCGCCCGCTCCCACAGGGTCAGCAGGTCGGGGACCGCCTCGGCGACGGCACGCGTCGTCAGTGCCCCCGGGCCGTTACCGTCGGCCTCGCAGAGCGCCCAGGTGTTCTGGGCGGCGATGTACAGAAGGTCCCGAAGGAGTTCGAGGCGGCGTTCCGGCAGGAGACTCGGCGAGAGCGCGAGTTGCACCAGGAACGGGATGGTGCGCCCCGTCGCCGGGTACACGGTGTCCTGGTGCACGATGGCGCTGAAGTACTCGTACGCGGCGTCCGACCAGCCCTCGTCGTTGGCGGCCAGCGCCCGGAGGATCTCGGGCGTGTCGTCCGCGGAGCCGTAGGCGTGGTCGAGGGCCGACCAGTCGACGTCGTCCAGTCCGGTGAGCGCGATCGGCTCGCCCTCGCCCGACGGAGACGGGGGTCCGTGGTCCAGCAGCCGGGCGACCACGGCGCTCCGGGCTCGGGGCGGAGTGTGTGCGAAGGACGCCAGGCGGAGCTCCCGCACCTCCTCGGTCGTCCGGTCGACGAGCAACCCGTCGAGTGAGCCGAGTTCCGGCGGGCTCGGGTGGCGGACTCCATAGGCGTCCTTCAACCGCTCGACGAACCGGCGCTCCTCGGCCGTCCACCACTCGACGTCGTCATCGGGGTAGGGTCCGTCGTCCCACGCCAGGACGCGCCAGCCCTGTTCGTCGCCCCAGCGGCCGCGGTAGGCGCAGGGGGCGAGCAGGACCTGGGTGTAGCCCCGCTCGATGAAGACGTCCGCGAGGCGGCGGGCGGTCGGCTCGTCCGCGACCGCGATGTCGGCGGCCGCGCTCCAGCGCCCGAGGACCTGAGCAAGTTCCGCCATGTCGCGACATCTTAGACCGCGGCCGGTCCGGGGGTGGGGCTGATTCCTTCGACGGCGAGGTGGAACAGGCGCTCGGCCTGGGAGGCGGGGTCCCCGTGGTGTTCGGTGGCCAGCGCGATGCCGACGGCGAGGGTGAGCAGGTCGTGGAAGGTGACGTCCGGCTTGACCGCTCCGTCGGCGATCGCCTGCCGGAGCAAGGGCGTGCCCGCCGCCTCGAGCGCGTTGCCGCAGGAGTGCGACGCGGGCGCGTCGGTGGGGGGCTCATAGGTGAGGAACTCGGCGAGCCCGCGGGCCGAGACGGAATAGGCGACGAGGTCACGGAGCCAGTCCAGGAGCGCGGCGCGGCTGTCGCCGGCCTCGCCCAGGCGGCGGGCGCGCTCGCACAGGTTCCCGATCCGCTCCTGGAAGACGGCGTCGAGCAGGGCCCGGCGGGTGGGGAAGTGACGGCGCACGGTGGCGGAACCGACGCCGACGACGCGGGCGATCTGCTCCAGGGACGCATCGGCTCCGTGCGCGGCCACCTCGGCCTCGGCCGCGGCGAGGATCCGCTCGCGGTTGCGGCGGGCGTCCGAACGCTGACCGGTCATATCTCGCTCTCCTTGCAAAACGGCGGGCCCCGCCATATCGTAGCGGAAGCTAAACGGCGGGCCCCGCCGTTTAGCTTCCCATCCATGAGGAGCAAGAAATCATGACCACTGCCACCGCACCCGTCCTGGTCACGGGGTCCACCGGCCGTCAAGGCGGCGCCACCGCCCGTGCGCTCCTGGCCGCCGGCACGCCCGTGCGCGCACTCGTCCGTTACCCGGACTCCGCGCCGGCCCGGGCCGTCGAGGCCCTGGGCGCGGAACTGGTGAAGGCCGACCTTTCCGACCGGGCCTCCCTGGACGCGGCCGTCGAGGGGGTCCGCGCGGTGTTCTCGGTGCAGATGCCGCCGATGACCGAGACCAGCGTCGACCACGCGGCGGAGCTGGCGCAGGCCGTCAACCTCGCCGACGCCGCGGTGGCGGCCGGCGTGCGGCACTTCGTGCAGTCCTCGACGAGCGGGGTCGGCGAGCACACCCGGGCCCCCGGCTGGGCGGAAGGCCGCTGGGCCGCGATGGAGGGCTACTTCACCACCAAGCAGGCGATCATCGACAAGGTGCGGAGCACGGGCTTCGAGCGGTGGACGATCATCAAGCCCGCGTTCTTCATGGACAACCTCCCCCAGCTCGCCCCCAACGGACCCCGCGGCGGCCTGCTGACGGTCCTGCAGCCGGACACCCGGCTGGCGCTGGTGGCGACCGAGGACATCGGCGCGGCCGCCGCGCACGCGATCGCCGACCCCGACCGTTTCCACGAGGTGGAGCTGGAACTGGCCGGCGAGCTGCTCAGCCTGACCCAGATCGCGCGGACCCTGTCCACGGCGTGGGGCGTGCCGGTCTCCGCCCCGTCCATGACCCTTGAGGAGGCCCTCGCAGCGGGCATGCCCGCCTGGGGCGCCGGACACGCATGGACCAACGCCGTCCTCCAGCCCGCCCGCCCCGAATTCGCCCAGGCGCTCGGCATCCCGGTCACCACCTTCGCCGACTGGACCCGCACCCACTTGTAGGCCATGACCCTCTGAGCCGGCACCCCGGACCTCTAGGGTGCGGGGATGAAGATGATCAGTAAGGCCGCGGTGCTGAGCGCGGCCTCACTCGTCGCCGGCGGCGCGCTGCTGTACCGGTCGGCGACCGTCTCCGACGGACTGCTGACCCTGGCGCTGGTCCTGGCCCTCTTCGCGGGCGTGTCGCTGGTGGTCGCGGTGACGGTCGTGCGCGCGCTCCGCGCCGGGCCGCAGGCGAT harbors:
- a CDS encoding ABC transporter ATP-binding protein; this encodes MTPLLDVAGLTVSLPDGTRLVHRLDLALRAGERVALVGESGSGKSVAARAVMRLDDGLRLGGSVRLAGRELLGLTERQMQGVRGGGISMVMQDPLTALNPVLPVGVQVAEPLRIRGVPKRAARREAIEMLDRLGVPRAAERADAYPHEFSGGMRQRVVLAAALIAQPSVLIADEPTTALDVRVQEQVLSLIEEFSRDLRLAVLLITHDLGIVAGFADRVAVMYAGRLVEVGDVDAFYAGPRHPYGRALLASVPRVDRDPGRRLDVIGGVPATPKALPSGCAFHPRCHRAEAVCAERVPELKGQVACHLVTS
- a CDS encoding ABC transporter permease; translation: MTVIAALRPPRLRRPARMPLVDELTFALVLVFAVLAVIGPWIAPHDPYQVDMARTLQPPGGAHWLGTDSSGRDVLSRLLAGTRLTLLSSLSVVALAAVTGTAVAAAAALAPRWLDAAIMRVCDVFLSLPSMVLALGIAAALGSGLRSTVIAMASAMWPAYARLVRGVMRQTMTATHVDSARVLGVSRTRLMARHILPNSLDDLYVQAALGVATVIMLMSGLAFLGVGPPPTSPDWGAMIADGRAVVTTAWWVAAAPGMAITLAAVAFGLAGDALRVHLDPTLRERR
- a CDS encoding ABC transporter permease; translated protein: MSRFLLRRLPQTALSVWGIATVIFFLMQVIPGDPARIAAGRTATPEQVEAARQRLGLDLPILEQYLGYLGRLLHGDLGTSVVTFQPITADLADVLPPTLELVLLTMLVNLCVAVPLGVVAAVRQGRAADTAIRVIVVLGGGVPVFWLGLMLQYLVGTRLGLLPISGRLDYGMDSPVVTGFATVDALLAGNTAGFGNAVAHLILPAIALSAPFLATVARGVRSTLMGTLASDYVVFARAKGGSTARVVVRHALRSALTPTLTIVGLQFGWMLGAALLVESVFGLTGLGTYLSTAVTSQDTFAVLGTVLVIGVVFVFANLLVDLCQLWLDPRVRADA
- a CDS encoding ABC transporter substrate-binding protein is translated as MHRSLHVLPVAALALALTACGGGSAPASARTDTLIVGTSAKPQTLDPLLASDVQTDFTAAPAYDTILGYDREDRLVPLLATEWKVSADATSIDLTLRSDVKFHDGSPLTADDVVYTLDRTAELGLGTASLIADYASAEAADATHLTIRLKKPNSSFAGALSRVYVLNAKLVEANAGTDHGQSWLATHEAGSGAYAMSSYASGQQIEFTKFDGYFDPSRGDAGTLVYRYMGESATIRDELRSGSIDVGYGMNQTDIATFEGAPGFTTTPVPSPLQLYVFFDNSEGPTADIRVRKAIRLAYDYQGHLDGILKGSGVLANGPLAKTVACGLERPDSVQNVAEAKSLLAEAGVKDLSLTLSYQPVIPEHAAAATLLQSNLRDIGIDLKLKSVTYPEFIKSLSTKGEAPQLGLMYDFPLYPDPTAMLYRVYESGFVGTGSNYGSYANPKVDALLDKALKEPDPEKACAIDKDIQEIIDDDAVSVNIASSQIRFVHRSEVGGIAYTPTHILNDAAAFTLD
- a CDS encoding GntR family transcriptional regulator translates to MSVLDDLRDQSLSERVYAWLREQILNGRFAPGQRLIERELAELMQVSRVPLREALPLLENDGFVKLLPRRGAVVTQPTLRDIDELFDVRESLEVLAARLAARRAAADPGAPDVLALADCIQRARRALADGDDATAAAANVAFHRQIVKASGHLLLHDLMQPLDGRMEWLFRMTGDRDLTLQCAEHEQLYEALRTGNVDLAGSLAFVHVASGRAPSLRTLLGVLPPS
- a CDS encoding serine hydrolase domain-containing protein is translated as MTKVSEQGKSVDVSEVAVGGGRGRAGLRKVMEGIVEAGFMGISVRVCDERGEWVGGAGTAELGVGVAPSADGHVRIGSNTKTFVATLVLRLVAEGRVGLDVPVSEYLPEFGVDGRVTVRMLLQHTSGLFNFTGEVNDDGTIVPGIPIPYGAAGGAWVGDRFKVHRPQDLVELALSKPARFEPGTGWSYSNTNYVLARLLVEEVTGRPLAAEMRRLILEPLGLTGTIVPDASPEIPEPHAHAYYRYEDAGEQRTVDITRQNPSWISSGGDMISTTRDLHTFFAALLGGRLLPAPLLAEMCAPHPTGIPNMDYGLGVFVLTTDDGGTLISHNGAAVGHAALMYGTPGGGRTLTAALNCVDDAELSIAAAFQDAQRRLVAEVFHDGPGE
- a CDS encoding MerR family transcriptional regulator, whose product is MQEGVTIGQAAAFVGVTVKTVRHYHRLGLVEEPDRDASGYRRYGSADLLRLVQARTLAAAGVPLAGIRPLLDAEAEPFAAALADVERQLTARIEELIARRDTLHRLADGDRALLPDRAVALLARMPGLGFPAAEVAATREGWVLARALVPEGFDDYLAQFEHALEDTRLVALARRVAEAATWEPDDPRLAELATAAADRYLADPALLKTVTGLQARTEAATRYTLIARHGEARTPAAVRLTELFESRLRAAGVRIPRPDPR